In one window of Cynocephalus volans isolate mCynVol1 chromosome 6, mCynVol1.pri, whole genome shotgun sequence DNA:
- the LOC134379595 gene encoding NHP2-like protein 1, protein MTEADVNLKAYPLADAHFTKTLLDLVQQSRNYRQLWKGANEATRTLHRGISEFTVMAVDTGPLEITLHLPLLCGDKNVPYVLMHSKQTLEQACGVSRLVITCSVTIKKGFQLK, encoded by the coding sequence ATGACTGAGGCTGATGTAAATCTGAAGGCCTATCCTCTCGCAGATGCCCACTTCACAAAGACACTACTAGACCTCGTTCAGCAGTCACGTAATTATAGGCAGCTTTGGAAAGGAGCCAATGAGGCCACCAGAACTCTCCACAGGGGCATCTCTGAGTTCACTGTGATGGCTGTGGACACCGGGCCCCTGGAGATCACTCTGCACCTCCCTCTGCTGTGTGGAGACAAGAACGTGCCCTACGTGCTTATGCACTCCAAGCAGACCTTGGAGCAGGCCTGTGGGGTCTCCAGGCTTGTCATCACCTGTTCTGTCACTATCAAAAAAGGTTTCCAGCTGAAGTAG